The proteins below are encoded in one region of Halorhodospira halochloris:
- a CDS encoding NAD(P)/FAD-dependent oxidoreductase gives MSRDHPSQPPREGQSNLIEVASRRDFLKLSGVGGGALAAGAMGAPGLLYSAPSRAVSTNARIVIVGAGAAGLAAANRFSRRLDGAEITVIDRREPHYYQPGLTLVATGIWEKGKTEDSNDRYMPNDVRWVKAMVEEYDPENNRLVTDEGDTIEYDYLVVATGLELRFDRIEGMSADLIGTNGIGCVYDTPDNAQRTWDALEPFTREGGKALFVRPPGGIKCAGAPLKMMMITEHRLRQQQTRENSDIKYFVPGDGLFSQPDIEDYLRDHLPNERGIDINWHHQVKAIDPENRRITFDSDEEGEYTEDYDFIHLPPPMSAPKPIRESDLAAKEGPYADGGWLEVDKYTLRHKRYSNVFGAGDVCGVPISKTSASAKNMNPVVVQNIIDDIEGRECSAEYDGYTSCPLITEIGRAILLEFNYDLDMVPTVPLINPYRPHWVGWVMKVEFLQPMYNAVLRGRFA, from the coding sequence ATGTCCAGAGACCATCCGTCACAACCCCCCCGAGAGGGGCAGAGTAACTTGATTGAGGTAGCCAGTCGCCGAGATTTTCTCAAACTCTCCGGAGTTGGAGGCGGAGCATTGGCGGCTGGTGCCATGGGTGCCCCAGGCTTGCTCTACAGCGCCCCGAGCCGTGCTGTATCAACCAATGCCCGCATTGTCATAGTAGGTGCCGGTGCTGCGGGGCTAGCCGCTGCTAACCGATTCAGCCGGCGCCTGGATGGCGCCGAGATTACAGTAATCGACCGACGCGAGCCGCACTACTATCAACCTGGTCTGACCCTGGTTGCTACCGGCATCTGGGAGAAAGGCAAAACCGAGGATAGCAACGATCGCTACATGCCCAACGATGTGCGCTGGGTAAAGGCGATGGTCGAGGAGTACGACCCGGAAAACAACCGCCTGGTCACTGACGAAGGCGATACCATCGAATATGACTACCTGGTTGTAGCGACTGGCCTTGAGTTACGCTTCGATCGTATAGAGGGGATGAGCGCCGATCTGATTGGAACCAACGGCATCGGCTGCGTTTATGACACCCCCGACAACGCCCAACGGACTTGGGATGCGCTGGAGCCATTTACCCGTGAAGGCGGCAAAGCCCTCTTTGTTCGCCCACCCGGAGGGATAAAGTGTGCCGGGGCGCCGCTGAAGATGATGATGATCACCGAACACCGGCTTCGTCAGCAGCAAACCCGCGAGAACAGCGATATAAAATATTTCGTTCCCGGTGATGGCTTGTTCTCGCAGCCGGACATAGAAGATTATCTGCGCGATCATCTACCCAATGAGCGGGGTATCGATATCAACTGGCACCACCAGGTCAAGGCCATTGACCCGGAAAACCGCCGCATAACCTTTGACTCCGATGAGGAGGGCGAGTATACCGAGGACTACGACTTTATCCACCTGCCACCGCCGATGAGCGCGCCCAAACCGATTCGCGAGAGTGATCTAGCAGCCAAAGAAGGTCCCTATGCCGACGGCGGATGGCTCGAGGTAGACAAATACACCCTGCGCCATAAACGTTACAGCAACGTCTTTGGGGCGGGCGACGTATGCGGAGTGCCGATTAGCAAGACCTCTGCTTCGGCTAAAAACATGAATCCGGTTGTCGTTCAGAACATCATTGATGACATAGAGGGGCGCGAGTGCAGCGCTGAGTACGACGGCTACACCTCATGCCCGTTGATAACAGAGATTGGCAGAGCGATTCTGCTCGAATTTAACTACGACCTTGATATGGTACCGACAGTCCCGCTGATAAACCCATACCGGCCGCACTGGGTTGGCTGGGTCATGAAGGTGGAGTTTCTCCAACCGATGTACAATGCCGTGCTGCGCGGCCGTTTTGCCTAA